Proteins encoded by one window of Mercenaria mercenaria strain notata chromosome 4, MADL_Memer_1, whole genome shotgun sequence:
- the LOC128556109 gene encoding putative uncharacterized protein DDB_G0282129, producing MAAVRRLIDEDTSSLDNFEILFTMLYRLLQLFYNQLFPEKSSNGVPRRVHLKSLKSSFEGPTTPDIMDISSGSCRQISGTTSTATVRINRLNPALSNVSKQQASQPTPQQQQQEQQPNIQQQDQNQQQQQQQKIQALNQFRSV from the exons TAGTCTGGACAATTTTGAGATTCTGTTTACAATGCTTTATAGACTGTTACAGCTTTTTTATAATCAGCTCTTTCCGGAAAAGTCATCCAATGGAGTTCCTAGAAGAGTTCATTTGAAGTCCTTGAAGAGTTCATTTGAAGGG CCAACAACACCAGACATCATGGACATTTCATCAGGAAGTTGTAGGCAGATATCAGGTACGACAAGTACAGCAACTGTCAGAATTAACAGATTAAACCCCGCACTATCAAATGTCAGCAAGCAACAGGCGTCCCAACCAACACCCCAACAACAACAGCAAGAGCAGCAACCAAACATTCAACAACAAGACCagaatcaacaacaacaacaacaacaaaagataCAAGCTTTGAATCAG TTCCGATCTGTTTAA